The genomic window CTACCTCTATCCCGGCGCGGAGAACTACCGCTGGGCGTTCCTGTTTTTCGGTCTCTTCTCAGCCGTAACCGTTGCCTACATCTGGCGCTTCCTCCCATCTGTCGGTAGGGAGGAAAGAATAACGCCGGAGGGCTTCACCTTTAGGGTTGGAGAGTTCAAGCTTCTGCTGGCGTTCGAGGCTTTGCTGACCCTCGCCTGGGCTTTAGCTCCCGAAATCGTACTGATTAACTACGTCGTCTTCGTGCTTCACAAGACAGTGTTTGAGGTGACGCTGGTAGCCTGTGCGAGCAGCCTCGCTTCGATAATAGGTACCTACGCCAGCGAGAGGGTTCCGAAGGGGAAGGGATTCCAGGTCATAGGCCTCGGGATGTTCATCAACGCCCTCTATGCCCTCGTGATGGCTCTAGCACCGCCCTTCTGGCTTGTGTTGGTCATCTACACGCTGGGAGACTTCGGAAACACCCTCTGGTTCCCCTTCTACCGCTCCTGGCAGTTCTCATTGATTCCAAAGGAGCGCGCCAGCGAGTTTCATGCGGCGATATCGAGCTACAACAGGCTTATCGGCCTCTTCACGCCCTTCGTTGCTGGAGCACTGGCGAGCGTTCACGCGACACTCCCGTACGCGGCGAGTCTGGTGCTGTTTTTGGCGGCTGGAGCTATGTTCTGGTGGCTGGCTGGGAAAGGTATTTATTCAAAAACCGCGAGTTAGGGATGTGATAGAAATGAGCGAGGTCGTGATTTCGAAGAGGGACGTGCTGGCCCACGAGAGGCTGAGGGTAATCTCCGAGCTTGCCCCGATACGCGAGAAAATCAAGCTATTTGAGGAGAAATACGGGATGAAGTTTGAAGAGTTCGAGAAAAAAATCAAAAGCTCGGAGGAGTCCTTTGAGGCATGGGACGACTACATTGAGTGGAAAGCCTACGTGAAGAAACTGGAAGAGCTTAAAAGCAGGCTCAGGGAGATTGAGCATGCTCAAAGAGTTAGAGTTGCTTGAGAAGAGCTTAGCAGTCAAAAGCTACGAAATTCTAGACTACAAGGAGGGGGACAGTTTTTACTTTCTGAAAATCAGGGTAGAACTGATAGATGGAAGTGTTCTTTACATCAGGGAATTTGTATCGGAAGAAGATTACAACTACTCTTTCCAATGGCAGAAAAACGGAAAACTTATAGTCCGCTGGGACAACGCGCCCCATCACAAAAACGTAGAAACGTTTCCACATCATAAGCACGTCGGTTCCAAGGATAACGTTCGGCCTTCCAAGGAGGTTTCACTGGAGGACGTTCTGAGGGTTATTGAAGAAAAATTGAAGACATAGAAAACTCAAAACTCCGGAATCCTTATCGGCGCCTGGAGCTCCTTCTCGTTCTTCTCAAGGTTCGTGGCGAGCATTTTTATCCTCTCGCAGCCCTTTATCTCCCTGATGAACTCGGCGACACTCTTAGGAACCAGCTCCTCCCAGGGTTTCCCTTCAACCATGCGCTTCCTTATCTCTGTGGCAGAGAGGATGTCCTTCCTGAACATGGGCTGGACGATGACCTCATAGCCCTTCTCGCGGAAGAGCTGTGCAACCAAGGAGTTGCCGGTGAAGACGACGTCGAAGCGGGGAACCATGCTCACCACGTAAGTCGCCCAGATGGCGTTGAAGTTGATGTCCGGGAGCGGAATCAGGTAGTAGCGCTTGTCCATACCGGCCTCGTTCAGGGCCCTGATAAGCATCTCCATTCTCTCGCTCGTCGTGAAGGGGTTCTTTAGAGTATGGCTCGCCTGGGCGCTTCCGATGCCTATGATTACCTCATCAACCTGAGAAAAAACGAATTCGAGAGCCTTTATATGGCCGTTGTGAACCGGCTGGAACCGGCCAACGAAGAGGCCGCGCTTGACCATGATAACCACCTCGTTCAATCTTTCTGAACGACTCGTTCAGTTTCGCCGAACGAATCGCCCGTGATAAGGGCTATCCCCTCCGAGCTGGCAGGGAAGGAAAAGTCCACATCAAGGGTCACGAGTGCCAGCCCATAGAACTTCGCGGTGGAAAGTATCAGGGCATCGTTGGGGAGCAGGCCGTAATTTAGAATAAACTCAAAGGCTTTTTCCTCGATTTCCTCCGTAAGGGGAAGCTCCGAGAAATTGTCCCTGAGATAAAGATACACCTTCTCAAGTTTGTCACGGTGTTTTTCAATCGCCTCAGGATTGCCCCTCAGTGTAAGGTAGCTCTTACCAGTAACGAGTTTCAGAAAAACAAACAGGACTTCACTGAAAATTATTGGGTTTATGAACTTCGGGTCGTTCTCAATTGACTGAAGCAGTCGCTTGGCAACGGGATTACCCTTTAGAGCCTCAATGATAACCGATGAATCAACCAAAGAGCTCCTCATAGGCCTCCAACCTCAACTCCTTAGCACTCTTTTCGCTCCTGACGATGCCGAACACCTCATCGAGTGTAACCCTCGGTTCCTTTCTTTCCCCTTCGAACGCTTTAACCAGTGCCTTTACTTCCCGCTCAAACAGTCGCTCCATGCCATCTGGAACACGAACCCGAATTGTTATTTCCCCCATTCCTTTCACCCAAATCAATTACCACTATTCTCCTCAAAACGCTTTCTAAATCAACCTCACCCTGACCTCATCCCCAACCCTCAGACCGAGCTTTTGGGCGGCGCTCCCCTGGTTGACGGCTATCTCAAGGTAGTCATGGCTTCCCGGCAAAGCCAGCAGTTTGCCAGGCTCCACCTGGCCGTAGGTGTCCAGGTAGGGTATTTTGAGCCCCCAATCAACCAGCTCGACTTCCCTGGGCCTTCCGTAGTCCTCAAGGTTCAGTATGACGTTGCCGAAGTCGTCGACGTAAATCACCTTGAGCAGCCAGAGGTCGTCTTCCTTTCTTGGCTCGATGTCCAGCCTGATTAAGCTTTCCAGGGGAATCTCGCTTCCGAGCTTCTCCGGCTCGATCCACGCGTCAAGTAGGGCACCAACCGGCCCAAAAACGTCCCTTCCGTGGAAGGTCGAGCTTATCTCCCACTTCGTGAAACGCTTCACCTTTTCAAGGTCTATCCCCCAGGCTTTCCTCGCTTTGAGGTGCTTGAGCGGAAGCGTTGCCAGGCCGTTGTCCGGAACGACGAGGAACTGCTCGCCCTCGATTATAACCGCCCGTCTCTCAGTTCCAACACCGGGGTCTATCACGCCAACGTGAACCGTTCCCTCAGGTGAGTACTTGACCACCTGTTCCATCACAAACGAGCCCTCAAGAACGGAGTGCCGGGTTATTGAATGGCTGACATCAACGATTATCGCCTCTGGATTGAGCCTCAGCATGGCAACCTTCATCTCCCCCACGTAGGGACCCCTAAGGCCGAAGTCAGTCGTCAGGGTTATCATGAGCACCACCTAAAGCTTATTAACGGTTGGGGCTTTAAAGGGTTTGGAAGATGGTCATGAGAAGGCTAATTCCTCTCCTGCTGGTTCTCATCGTGGTGGTTTCAGGCTGCCTCTTCAAGCCTCCGGCAGAGGTTAAATTCTCGATTGACAAGACCCTCGTTCGACCGGGCGGGACGATTCACGTCATGATACTCGTCAACAACACGGGGAAGGTCGGACTCACCGGTGCGACGCTCGTTCTCGGAGACGATAGCTTCCAGATACTCCAGGAACCGAAGTTTCCGGAGATACTCCCTGTAGGCGATGCGGTTCAGCTTGTCTGGATTTTGAGGGCACCGATAAAGCCCGGTGTCTACAATCTGAAACTGTCCCTCGAGCTTACCGATGAACTCAAGCGCTCGTGGACGGGCTTCTACGGGCAGTTCAGGGTAACGGTGTCGAGCGAGGCAGGCCCTTCCGATGAGGTCGAGATGAACGTTGAGGTACCGGAGGTTATCGAAGGAGGGGAAGCGGCCAACCTAACCGTGATCATCAAGAACAAGCTCGATGTCCCGATAGAGCTCCGCGACCTCAGCTTCAATCTCTTCAACGGGATGAAGGTCGTGAGCGCAGGGGCACTTCCAGCGTCCATTGATGGTAATGATGAGGTGAGGGTCAGGTACACCGTGAGGGCACCGTACGCGTATCGTGAGGGTTACATATCGGCCATCCTCAAGTACGCGATAAGCGGCGCCGAGGGCAGTACAGTCAAGAGCTTCCCGCTGAAGGTAGTGTGGGAGCCGTGGAACCAGAGCACAGAGGTTCTAAAGAAGGCCTACGGCCTGAAGTACCACTGGGTAACCGATGAGTATATAGTTGACGGCTACTGGATGGAGCGCTACAATTCGACATCGAACTTTAATAGAACAGAGTTCAGGAACATGACGCTCAGGATAATCCGGAGCGCCAAGTCGGAGCCACAGGCCGCGGAGGCAATATACAGCTGGATGATGAGAACATACTCCCTGGGAGACACCACCTCAACCCTCGAGCCGGACAAGATACTCCCCCAGGACAGGATAAGCTACGCGGAGGCCCAGATACTCATCACGGCGATGTTGCGCTCGATTGACGTTCCTGCCAGAATAGTGACCCTTTATAACGGCACGGACTGCACTATGAGGCCCATGACCGAGTTCTACACCGCTGACGGGTGGTACATCGTGGATGTAAAGCACGGCTTCGTTGGTTCCGTTGACGACTACCTCGCCAGCCCGTACTTCCCCAAAGTGTATCAGCTCGTAACGCGCGACGGCTTCAGAATCGTCGCCCAAGCACCGGCGACCCTTCAGGGACACGAGCACGTTGACGTCACCGGCGATTTCCTCGCGAATCTTGAGGACAGGCTCCTGAAGAAGGTAACCGAGAGGCTGAGACCGGAGCTTAGGTCAAAGCTCATGCTCGTCATGAACAACCTCGACGAGAACGAGAGGCTGTACGCCCTGTTCCTCTTCGCCTCAGCGCCCAGTGAGGAGGACCTGAACCGGGTGCTGAGCGAGTACAGCACGGGTAAAATAGAGCAAGACGTAAAAACCATGTACGAGTTCTACAAGAACATGACCTGGAGGGACGACTTCACCAGATACTGGAAGATATTCGCGGGGGAGGTATGATGATAGTAATCCTAAGGCTCGGACACAGACCCGAGAGGGACAAGAGGATAACGACCCACGTTGCTTTGACTGCTAGGGCATTCGGGGCGGATAAAATAATCATCGCGGCCGAAGAAGACGAGCACGTGAGGGAAAGCGTCGAGGACGTTGTGAGACGCTGGGGAGGACCCTTCGAGATAACCTTCGACCCGGGCTGGAGGAAGTTCATGCGCGAGTGGAAGGAACGCGGGGGGACGATAGTCCACCTCACGATGTACGGAATCCACATAGACGACGTCATTCCAAGAATCCGGGAAGAGCTGGAGGAAGGCAGGGACATGCTAGTTGTCGTCGGCGCCGAGAAGGTGCCCAGGGAGGTCTACGAGATGGCAGACTACAACGTTGCCGTTGGGAACCAGCCCCACAGCGAGGTTGCCGCTTTGGCAGTCTTCCTGGACAGGCTCCTTGAAGGAGGGGGCTTGAGGAAAAGCTTTGAGAACGCAAAGCTCAAGATAATCCCGCAGGAGAGGGGGAAGAAGGTAATCGAACTTGAGTGAGGGTTGCGGATGGTGCTCAATAACTACCGCGAAAACGTCAGGGGTTACCTTGAAGCCATCGTCAGACCCCTCGCGAGGGCCGGCGTTACGCCGAACACGATAACCGTCCTCGGCCTGCTGATAAGCCTTGGAGGAGCATACTTCTTCTACCGCGGCGAGCAGGCCATAGCGGCCCTCGTTCTGCTCTTCGGCTCCCTGATAGATGCGCTCGACGGGACTCTCGCGAGGCTCACCGGAAAGACGAGCCGTTTTGGGGCCTTCCTCGACTCCACCTTCGACAGGATAAGCGATGGTGCTGTGCTCTTCGGGATAGCCCTCGGCAACCTCGCCGACTGGCGCGTTGTGTTCATAGCTTTCATGGGAAGCTACCTGGTGAGCTACGAGAGGTGCAGGGCCGAGCTGGCCGGCTCAGGAAGGCTGGCCGTTGGCATAGCGGAGAGGGCCGAGAGATTGCTTATAATAATCATCACAGCCCTCTTCGGCTACGTTGAGTATGGTGTCTACGCCGTCGCAATCCTCGCATGGATAACCGTTCTCCAGAGACTTTACGCGGCCTACCAGAGGCTCAAGGAGTGAAAGAGAAGGGGGATGACGAAAATTTCGCTAGGCGAGGCTTTGCCAATGAAGAGCCCTGCCGTTGCCGACCCTTGCTGTCATTCTTTTTTTATTGTTTAGATGACTCACTTTTCATCAGGCCCTTCACGATTTCAACTACCTCACCCAGCTTTGAAACCACGAAGTCGCAGTTCCTCCACAGTTCTCTCTTCGCACCGTTCGGATCGAGAAGGACACTCATCATGCCGACCTTCTTGGCCCCAACGCAGTCCTTTGCCGGATTGTCGCCGACGTAGAGGGCTTTTCCAGCTTCAACACCGGCCCTTTCGAGGGCAAGCCTGAAGGGCCCCTCATGGGGCTTGTAGAAGCCCGCATCCTCGCTGGTCGTTATCGAGTCAAAGAGGCCGTAGATGCCGAGTGCCTTCAGGTGGGCCTCGATGTAGTCGTTGTCCGAGTCTGTTATGATTCCGACGTGGAGGCCGAGGTCTTTGAGGGCCTTAACCGTCTCAACGGCGTCGGGAAAGAGGCCCCCATAGCGCTCGTGCATGGCAATGCTTATCTCCCAGAAGTCCGCCGGAACGGTGAAGCCGTAACGCCCGGCCACCCTCCGCATGGCCTCGGTGTCAACGTCCCGGATCTTGACGTAGGGCTTGCCGGCGAGCTCCTTGAACATTGCGGAGCTTTCGACCTCGTACTCCTCCCAGAGCCTCATGTAATCGAGGCCCTCCCTCCCGGCCCTTCTGAGGACCTCCCTCACGATGTTCTGATGGGTAACGTTTTCACCCTCCTTCGTTATGAGCGTGCCCACGAAGTCAAAGAAGACTGCCCTGAGCATCACAACCACCTGAGGGAGTTGGAGCGTAACGTTAAAACCCTTGTCTGGCAGAACGACAAGTTGGACCCTAAAATCTTTCAGAAAATTGCATCTATGACGGAAAAACATTAGAAAAACTTTTATCCACTCCCGGGGGACGAGGCAGGGGTGATGGAAATCGAGGCGATACTCCTCGTCTGGGGCGTCCGGGACGAGGTTCTGGAAAAGCTCCCCGTCGAAGGGTACTGGCTCTACGGGGAGTACGACTTCATAGCCAAGCTGGAATTCCGGGACGAGTTCGAGATGGAGACGTTCATGAGAGACCTCAAGCGTGTGATACACGGCGGAACTTTCAAGCTCATTCCGGTTGTGATTTCTGCCGTTAAAAACGGCGGAAAAACGAACGTCCTCGAGGGGCTCAAACATTCGGTCCCATGATACCCCTCTTTTTCAGCTCCTCGTAGGCCCTCCTGAGGGCGTCCCTAATCAAGTACCTCTTGTTCATCCCCCCGAGCCTATAAGCGGCTTTTCTCAGACTTCCCGCCTGGAGGAAAAGTTCAAGGAGTTTTCTGTCCTCCTCCGACAGGTCTAGGTACTTCAGGGCCTTCTCAGCTATCTCCACCGGCAGATTACCCTCGTAGGCGTAGTCCGAGCTCATGACCGGCTTCTCAAAGCGCTCCACGAGTCGGAAGACTATAACGTGGGCGATGGAGTCGTCGTTAACGTGCCTGTAGTGGCTTTTGAGGGCCCTTATCAGCTCCTCCCTGCCCGAAAAACCGTCCAGAAAAGCGTCCTCGTCGGTAAGCTCGCCAACGGTTTTGCTCTCGATCCTCTCGATAACAGCCTTCCCTATTGCATAGCCGCCCGAATGGATAAGAACCTCGTCTCCGGGTTTGAGGTTCGGTCTCCTGCCCAGTCTCACCGTCGCTCTCTTCCTTCCGCTCAGTATCGCCTCTGCGTAGCGTCCGTCGAACTCCAGGTGCCTCATCTCCCCTCACCGAGGAGCTTGAATCTTATGGCTATGACTCCGTAGCGGTTCTCCTTCCACTTGGGATACATACCGTGGAACCTCTTCACCGCCCTCTCAAAGCTCGGCTCGTCTGGAAAGATTTTCTTTATCGGCTCCTCCCTCAGAACCTGACGGAAGGTTTCGTAGCGCTTGACTCCTGTGACTACAGCAGGAATCGAATCGTTGAATATGAGCTTGTCCCCGGGTTGTATTCCCCTAAGCCCCGGATAGGCAACCCTGACCTCTATCCTCTTTTCCCCGGACTTTATGTAGTCCAGGTATTCCTCGTGAACCCTCAAGTGGTAGACCCTCATTTTCATCACATTTCGCCTTCTCCTTTCCCTTAAAAGCTTAGCCGATGGAAACTTTTAAATCCTTTAGCGCCGAAGAAGATTCAGGTGTGAGAGATGAGACGAGCCCAGGGAGCCCTTGAGTACCTGTTCATGCTGGCGGCGGTTCTAGTTCTGGTGACCATAGCTGCCAGAGTGGTCCTCAACGGCACGAGGAACCTCAACGAGGCAATATCAAACTACACAACCCAAGTAAGGAAGCAGATTCTCGAAGACCTATGAGGTGGAATCATGGATTACGTTCCCCTGATTCTGGGGCTGGTTATGGGAGTCGTTACTTCGTACACTGATGTAAAGACGGGATTCGTTTTTGACAACCACATCTTTCCAACGCTCACCCTGATAGGAAAGCTCCTCGGGTGGGAGGAGGAAGGGGAAGATGAAGAGGGTCTCCCAGGGTGGATTCCCAGGCTAATTATACCAGCCGTCGAGGTAGGAATAATCTACCACCTCTACCTTGGAATCAGCCGAGGAGATGCACTCCTAGCAGCCTCGGGCCTCATCGGGCTTGTACTGGGCTTCGTCCTTGGGCTACTCCTTTACTACCTCGGAGCCTGGGCGAGTGGAGATGCGGTGATACTCGCCGGCTTTTCCGCGCTCCTGCCCTACGCACCGGCAACGGCTTCTATTGTCGCACCATACACTGTCGAGTACCCCCTCTATCCCCTGACGATACTCCTCAACAGCATCATAGCGATATTCCCCTTCATCTTCGTCTACGCCTTTGGGGTTCTCATCGTTAGAAGAAAGTTCGCCGAGTTGAGGGCCATCTTCACCGAGAGGGCGAGGCTTACCCTTGAGTTGTCCCTCTGGATAATGGCCGCCCTCGGTCTCAGGCTGATAATCTACGAGGTCACGGGGGCCTCAATCGTTGGATTGTGGTCGTGGGTATTCACAATCGGCGTGATATATGTCCTCGGAAAGTTCAGGAGAGTTGGGGATGTTATAGGGATTGGCGTCCTGGCATACCTGGTCTATCAGGAACCTGCAACTGCTGTGGGGGCGTTTCTGAGGCTCCTGGCCGTGCTGTATCTGTTCAAAGTCTTCCTCTCCCTCGTGAAGTTCATGCGCACCGAAGTTCTGATGGAAGAGGTCACTGTGGAGGATCTCAGGGAGTGGGACATCCTGGGCGAGACGGTCTTTGAGAGGGACGGAAAAATCCTCAGGGACAGAACTGACACCTTCACGAGGATAAAGAATGCCCTCCTTAGTGCGGACTTGAATGCACTCCATCCCGATTACGGCAGGGTCATAGCCTCCCCGACCGCCGAGGGCCTGAGCAGGGAGCAGATCGAGGAACTCAAGTGCCTCGTTGAAGAGGGGAGACTTGAAAACCGGTTCCTAAGAAAGAAGTCGATGCCCTTCGCTCCGGCGCTCTTCCTCGGCTTTCTGATAAGCTACTTCTGGGGCGATATGTTCTGGTGGATACAGCTCAAGATAGCCGGACTTTGAGAAAATGATTTAAAACCGTCACCGAACCTTTATCCGGCCCGGCACCCGCCCACCCCGCGGAGGAGTGAGGCGGGGGTTCCGGTCGGGCCGACAGGGGGATGACGAGCTTTTGCTTTGCTGACTGTGATGAGCACGCCCTTCACTGACCCCGTCCTTCTATGAGCCCCCTGACTATCTCCATGACCTCATAGAGACTCTCAACGTTGTGATCGCCTTCAACACCCTCGTGAGGGTTTATCGCTATGCTAACGTCTGCTTCTTTAAACATGCTCAGGTCGTTGTATCCATCGCCAACAGCTATCGTCAGCTCGGGCCTGAGCTCATCCTTAAGCTCCCTGAGTATAATCCCCTTGCTCTTGAAGTCAACGAGGGGATTAACTTTCCCGGTAACGACGCCGTTTTCAAAGATCAGCTCGTTGGCAAAAACGTAGTCAACCC from Thermococcus sp. MAR1 includes these protein-coding regions:
- a CDS encoding ASCH domain-containing protein, with the translated sequence MRHLEFDGRYAEAILSGRKRATVRLGRRPNLKPGDEVLIHSGGYAIGKAVIERIESKTVGELTDEDAFLDGFSGREELIRALKSHYRHVNDDSIAHVIVFRLVERFEKPVMSSDYAYEGNLPVEIAEKALKYLDLSEEDRKLLELFLQAGSLRKAAYRLGGMNKRYLIRDALRRAYEELKKRGIMGPNV
- a CDS encoding tRNA (cytidine(56)-2'-O)-methyltransferase, which encodes MIVILRLGHRPERDKRITTHVALTARAFGADKIIIAAEEDEHVRESVEDVVRRWGGPFEITFDPGWRKFMREWKERGGTIVHLTMYGIHIDDVIPRIREELEEGRDMLVVVGAEKVPREVYEMADYNVAVGNQPHSEVAALAVFLDRLLEGGGLRKSFENAKLKIIPQERGKKVIELE
- a CDS encoding ASCH domain-containing protein produces the protein MRVYHLRVHEEYLDYIKSGEKRIEVRVAYPGLRGIQPGDKLIFNDSIPAVVTGVKRYETFRQVLREEPIKKIFPDEPSFERAVKRFHGMYPKWKENRYGVIAIRFKLLGEGR
- a CDS encoding DUF6516 family protein produces the protein MLKELELLEKSLAVKSYEILDYKEGDSFYFLKIRVELIDGSVLYIREFVSEEDYNYSFQWQKNGKLIVRWDNAPHHKNVETFPHHKHVGSKDNVRPSKEVSLEDVLRVIEEKLKT
- a CDS encoding transglutaminase domain-containing protein, which codes for MVMRRLIPLLLVLIVVVSGCLFKPPAEVKFSIDKTLVRPGGTIHVMILVNNTGKVGLTGATLVLGDDSFQILQEPKFPEILPVGDAVQLVWILRAPIKPGVYNLKLSLELTDELKRSWTGFYGQFRVTVSSEAGPSDEVEMNVEVPEVIEGGEAANLTVIIKNKLDVPIELRDLSFNLFNGMKVVSAGALPASIDGNDEVRVRYTVRAPYAYREGYISAILKYAISGAEGSTVKSFPLKVVWEPWNQSTEVLKKAYGLKYHWVTDEYIVDGYWMERYNSTSNFNRTEFRNMTLRIIRSAKSEPQAAEAIYSWMMRTYSLGDTTSTLEPDKILPQDRISYAEAQILITAMLRSIDVPARIVTLYNGTDCTMRPMTEFYTADGWYIVDVKHGFVGSVDDYLASPYFPKVYQLVTRDGFRIVAQAPATLQGHEHVDVTGDFLANLEDRLLKKVTERLRPELRSKLMLVMNNLDENERLYALFLFASAPSEEDLNRVLSEYSTGKIEQDVKTMYEFYKNMTWRDDFTRYWKIFAGEV
- a CDS encoding nicotinamide-nucleotide adenylyltransferase, producing the protein MVKRGLFVGRFQPVHNGHIKALEFVFSQVDEVIIGIGSAQASHTLKNPFTTSERMEMLIRALNEAGMDKRYYLIPLPDINFNAIWATYVVSMVPRFDVVFTGNSLVAQLFREKGYEVIVQPMFRKDILSATEIRKRMVEGKPWEELVPKSVAEFIREIKGCERIKMLATNLEKNEKELQAPIRIPEF
- a CDS encoding A24 family peptidase C-terminal domain-containing protein, giving the protein MDYVPLILGLVMGVVTSYTDVKTGFVFDNHIFPTLTLIGKLLGWEEEGEDEEGLPGWIPRLIIPAVEVGIIYHLYLGISRGDALLAASGLIGLVLGFVLGLLLYYLGAWASGDAVILAGFSALLPYAPATASIVAPYTVEYPLYPLTILLNSIIAIFPFIFVYAFGVLIVRRKFAELRAIFTERARLTLELSLWIMAALGLRLIIYEVTGASIVGLWSWVFTIGVIYVLGKFRRVGDVIGIGVLAYLVYQEPATAVGAFLRLLAVLYLFKVFLSLVKFMRTEVLMEEVTVEDLREWDILGETVFERDGKILRDRTDTFTRIKNALLSADLNALHPDYGRVIASPTAEGLSREQIEELKCLVEEGRLENRFLRKKSMPFAPALFLGFLISYFWGDMFWWIQLKIAGL
- a CDS encoding class III signal peptide-containing protein, whose product is MRRAQGALEYLFMLAAVLVLVTIAARVVLNGTRNLNEAISNYTTQVRKQILEDL
- a CDS encoding TIGR02253 family HAD-type hydrolase; the protein is MLRAVFFDFVGTLITKEGENVTHQNIVREVLRRAGREGLDYMRLWEEYEVESSAMFKELAGKPYVKIRDVDTEAMRRVAGRYGFTVPADFWEISIAMHERYGGLFPDAVETVKALKDLGLHVGIITDSDNDYIEAHLKALGIYGLFDSITTSEDAGFYKPHEGPFRLALERAGVEAGKALYVGDNPAKDCVGAKKVGMMSVLLDPNGAKRELWRNCDFVVSKLGEVVEIVKGLMKSESSKQ
- the pgsA gene encoding archaetidylinositol phosphate synthase yields the protein MVLNNYRENVRGYLEAIVRPLARAGVTPNTITVLGLLISLGGAYFFYRGEQAIAALVLLFGSLIDALDGTLARLTGKTSRFGAFLDSTFDRISDGAVLFGIALGNLADWRVVFIAFMGSYLVSYERCRAELAGSGRLAVGIAERAERLLIIIITALFGYVEYGVYAVAILAWITVLQRLYAAYQRLKE
- a CDS encoding MFS transporter gives rise to the protein MRWSEIPRDAKAYMLYHTLIAPGLIVWILFPLYLMETGYSILEVGAFFTAVNIMAIPLTYLFGRLFNRWDIKKGLIAIDVLDGIAYVLYGLAKGAIAPLMLFAGRTIEKLSTVLYPLYRAYEQIIYPEDRYEEIFAWHLRLPEIARLTTFPVLGYIFGYLYPGAENYRWAFLFFGLFSAVTVAYIWRFLPSVGREERITPEGFTFRVGEFKLLLAFEALLTLAWALAPEIVLINYVVFVLHKTVFEVTLVACASSLASIIGTYASERVPKGKGFQVIGLGMFINALYALVMALAPPFWLVLVIYTLGDFGNTLWFPFYRSWQFSLIPKERASEFHAAISSYNRLIGLFTPFVAGALASVHATLPYAASLVLFLAAGAMFWWLAGKGIYSKTAS
- a CDS encoding S-adenosyl-l-methionine hydroxide adenosyltransferase family protein is translated as MITLTTDFGLRGPYVGEMKVAMLRLNPEAIIVDVSHSITRHSVLEGSFVMEQVVKYSPEGTVHVGVIDPGVGTERRAVIIEGEQFLVVPDNGLATLPLKHLKARKAWGIDLEKVKRFTKWEISSTFHGRDVFGPVGALLDAWIEPEKLGSEIPLESLIRLDIEPRKEDDLWLLKVIYVDDFGNVILNLEDYGRPREVELVDWGLKIPYLDTYGQVEPGKLLALPGSHDYLEIAVNQGSAAQKLGLRVGDEVRVRLI
- a CDS encoding type II toxin-antitoxin system VapC family toxin yields the protein MRSSLVDSSVIIEALKGNPVAKRLLQSIENDPKFINPIIFSEVLFVFLKLVTGKSYLTLRGNPEAIEKHRDKLEKVYLYLRDNFSELPLTEEIEEKAFEFILNYGLLPNDALILSTAKFYGLALVTLDVDFSFPASSEGIALITGDSFGETERVVQKD